One region of Culex pipiens pallens isolate TS chromosome 2, TS_CPP_V2, whole genome shotgun sequence genomic DNA includes:
- the LOC120420377 gene encoding serine/threonine-protein kinase 10 isoform X4: MSFLNNLKKVFHLGGGDAKKKRIFNNIRMDTDPADFWDMIGELGDGAFGKVYKAQNKETRQLAAAKMCTLEDEENLSDHMVEIDILSEIKHGNIVELYEAYSIDDKLWMLIEYCDGGALDSIMVELEKPLTEPQIAYVCKHMVAGLNHLHKNKVIHRDLKAGNVLLTMDGGVKLADFGVSAKNKHTLQKHDTFIGTPYWMAPELVLCETFRDNPYDFKVDIWSLGITLIEFAQMEPPNSEMSPMRVLLKIQKSDPPKLDQPSKWSKAFNEFLSKSLVKDPQQRPNTDVLLGLAFISGNLDPKPIKDLLLEYKADVVEEELVDEEAEEHRSSALPLDLDDDSSSLQSQETYKHTPTSLSKSSRDSKESTPVPVEDDSKAKPAAAAAASAAAQSPSTTTPSSATTPPSAPVASDSNSNVQSDAKKSSPPPASTTTVPAPVLPPVEPAEALTNVSGSSSGSSSSSTDAEKKAGVLLKKEKGPAPPPPQTPSSPSSRNAPPSSLGVAPTSTAQATVPPTPPETPQTPAGANKGVDRPDHTISKPAPASPAAINRQMSSDDLIKSPKKEHAPSPPKQQQTKESPSVTPLPPPPEEMVIVTGVRRHSPDLDDRFDESPKEQPPVTTPVAIPKPPVQFEDDVQPYVPPPPLLSPDDEIRITSTPNAKSSTTITINNDSVLLADPSNSLATNVSQVTVVTSHPPVIIDNSLAIVAGRSGSSSSASSTKSFGSSQRRSRVLTPKNSDEVVIVSNELNKTHVNESSTDDDFQSLDSLENLSPRHRKRQQQPLSGSSGQIARKLDESEVLIVSSGYIGDDDREREQIASEQDDFINDELFIGNNNNNHSNSKLLDTSHVSVVTVGEEEIKVKDSSHHIINSGGTASPAHLHLLNHHQQHNQHHPPHHDSISDLSNVSCGPSESSDDVKVMDVMMTHPPPTSTSSVSTGSTVTAAGGGNFAQRSPSGSSISSPPLRSGGSSTKLNGAGGDFSRSREDVSIIVNKRKIVDKQARVSPDSSVGSMDGTGSVRSASTPLHHNHQQEKPQQLQPGHGKQLDRSDAESIATTTSHDSREQSVDEEVQLRRKPPAPVEPEEDKVPPIAPPNTRTKPSQRNFSKEEIHLQNLKKKTRKRTRKFEIDGVQVTTTTSKVIYSDEDNNKLYDDHLFRKQELRELKMLQKQEKKQFYELQQKEVVAKEQQEKKFEQERLQLERTFEADMDVLARQHRQTVEKYEQQQETELRNTSKKIRAEQERDLKLFRDSLKQEIRLLKQEVDLLPKEKRKDEFRKRKTAMELEHEEREKNFLATLSENHELALRRISEIYREKLSAADKGYLQQKQTAMRTREAMLWELEEKHIHDKHQLAKRHVKDLCFMQRHQMIIRHEKELDQIKRMISRKEEEVLKRQTIERRALPKRIRAERKARDMMFRESLRISMTTDPELEREKLKKFQEQEKKRYTQEQVRFETKHSKQLEELRATSDGSIRELEQLQNEKRKQLLEHETAKLRDCDEGLQKELREWKSQLLPRKQSVQKELDRAVDEYELRWGGPVDRREFEGDFVVPPEIRNRTNSLNSRSLRLHGGLLSISRSRTFLSLPVANGGRNGGIHSSVPDLSRSVPNTPGSAHKLSLASSYDSVLEENENEGGGVAEGQGGGQQSAIKYIFTDDGVHLRRKSEDILSGRRTKIPVKGSQGHGRAYQENGGRPQSQQQHQQSHSRQHSEPSNRLVPIRVKKPGNFFEAMTNRSSQAAVPQYSGGTMPRSGGAGYGWGNSRLGTANNFSSDANINRLSTFSSARGGLPMPPEQQYRNGGNDPRGVVNPGMKLSPSTPILLSPGKESDSAA, encoded by the exons ATGCTGATAGAGTACTGTGATGGCGGTGCCTTAGATAGTATTATGGTTGAGCTGGAGAAACCACTGACTGAGCCGCAGATCGCGTACGTCTGCAAGCACATGGTCGCCGGCCTGAACCACCTGCACAAGAACAAGGTGATACACCGGGATCTGAAGGCGGGTAACGTGCTGCTCACGATGGACGGCGGCGTCAAGCTGGCGGACTTTGGCGTCTCGGCGAAGAACAAACACACGCTGCAGAAGCACGACACCTTCATCGGGACGCCGTACTGGATGGCGCCGGAGCTGGTGCTGTGCGAGACGTTCCGGGACAACCCGTACGACTTCAAGGTGGACATCTGGTCGCTGGGCATCACGTTGATCGAGTTTGCCCAGATGGAGCCGCCGAACAGCGAGATGTCGCCGATGCGGGTGCTGCTCAAGATCCAGAAGAGCGACCCGCCCAAGCTGGACCAGCCTTCGAAGTGGTCGAAGGCGTTCAACGAGTTTCTGTCCAAGTCGCTGGTGAAG GATCCCCAACAAAGGCCCAACACGGACGTGCTCTTGGGGTTGGCGTTCATCAGCGGTAATCTGGATCCGAAGCCGATCAAGGACCTGCTGCTGGAGTACAAAGCGGACGTCGTGGAAGAGGAGCTCGTCGATGAGGAGGCGGAG GAGCACCGCAGTTCTGCGCTTCCACTCGACCTGGACGATGACTCATCGTCACTGCAGAGCCAAGAAACCTATAAAC ATACTCCCACATCCTTATCGAAGTCATCCAGAGATTCGAAAGAGTCGACACCCGTTCCTGTTGAAGATGATAGCAAAGCGAAACCTGCGGCGGCCGCGGCCGCGTCAGCAGCAGCACAATCGCCATCGACGACGACGCCCAGTTCAGCAACAACACCGCCGTCAGCGCCTGTGGCTAGTGATAGTAATAGTAATGTACAAAGTGATGCCAAGAAGTCGTCACCACCTCCAGCATCCACAACGACGGTTCCTGCTCCAGTGTTACCACCAGTCGAACCGGCTGAAGCCCTGACCAACGTCAGCGGAAgtagcagcggcagcagcagtagcagtacCGACGCTGAAAAGAAGGCCGGCGTCCTGCTCAAGAAGGAGAAGGGACCGGCCCCGCCGCCACCGCAGACTCCGTCGTCACCTAGTAGTAGAAATGCGCCGCCGAGTTCGCTGGGAGTTGCGCCCACGAGCACCGCGCAAGCAACTGTTCCTCCAACGCCCCCGGAGACGCCCCAAACTCCGGCCGGCGCCAACAAGGGCGTTGATCGCCCGGACCATACGATTTCAAAGCCAGCGCCGGCTTCGCCTGCGGCGATCAACCGACAAATGAGCAGCGACGACCTGATCAAATCACCAAAGAAGGAGCACGCTCCTTCACCACCGAAGCAACAGCAGACGAAGGAGAGTCCGTCCGTGACGCCGTTGCCACCGCCGCCCGAAGAAATGGTGATCGTGACCGGCGTCCGGCGACACTCCCCCGACCTGGACGACCGATTCGACGAATCACCCAAAGAACAGCCACCCGTAACCACCCCCGTTGCCATTCCAAAACCTCCGGTACAGTTCGAGGACGACGTGCAGCCGTACGTGCCGCCCCCACCTCTCCTCTCCCCGGACGACGAGATCCGGATAACGTCGACGCCGAACGCCAAATCGTCCACGACCATCACCATCAACAACGACTCCGTGCTGCTCGCGGACCCGTCCAACAGTCTTGCCACCAACGTCAGCCAGGTCACCGTCGTAACGAGCCACCCGCCGGTCATCATCGACAACTCGCTGGCCATAGTCGCCGGCCGGTCCGGCTCCTCGTCCTCGGCGTCCTCCACCAAGTCGTTCGGCTCGTCCCAGCGCCGGTCGCGCGTCCTCACGCCCAAGAACAGCGACGAGGTCGTGATCGTGTCGAACGAGCTGAACAAAACGCACGTCAACGAGTCCAGCACGGACGACGACTTCCAGTCGCTGGACAGCTTGGAGAACCTGTCGCCGAGGCATCGGAAGCGCCAGCAGCAGCCGCTGTCCGGTAGCAGTGGGCAAATCGCTCGCAAGCTGGACGAAAGCGAGGTGCTGATCGTGAGCTCCGGGTATATTGGGGATGACGACCGGGAGCGGGAGCAGATCGCGAGCGAACAGGACGATTTCATCAACGATGAGCTGTTTATAG gtaataataacaataatcatAGCAACAGTAAACTATTGGACACTAGTCATGTTTCGGTGGTGACCGTCGGCGAGGAGGAGATCAAGGTGAAGGACTCCTCGCACCACATCATCAACAGCGGTGGCACCGCCTCTCCGGCGCACCTCCACCTACTGAACCATCACCAACAGCACAATCAGCACCATCCGCCCCACCACGACTCGATCAGCGACCTGTCGAACGTGAGCTGCGGTCCGAGCGAGTCCAGCGACGACGTCAAGGTGATGGACGTGATGATGACCCATCCGCCGCCAACGAGCACAAGCAGCGTGAGTACGGGCAGTACGGTGACGGCCGCTGGCGGCGGTAACTTTGCTCAACGGTCCCCGTCGGGTTCATCGATTTCATCGCCGCCGCTGCGGAGTGGCGGTTCTAGTACTAAGTTGAACGGCGCCGGCGGTGACTTTAGCCGCAGCCGGGAGGACGTCAGTATCATAGTGAATAAGCGCAAGATCGTCGATAAGCAGGCGCGGGTATCGCCGGACAGCAGCGTCGGCTCGATGGACGGGACCGGGTCGGTACGATCGGCCAGTACGCCACTTCATCACAACCACCAGCAGGAGAAGCCGCAGCAGCTGCAACCAGGTCACGGCAAGCAGCTGGACCGAAGCGATGCCGAGAGCATCGCGACCACAACTAGTCACGACAGCCGCGAACAGTCGGTTGACGAGGAGGTACAACTGAGGAGGAAACCTCCGGCGCCGGTTGAACCCGAAGAGGACAAGGTTCCGCCCATCGCCCCGCCCAACACCCGCACCAAGCCTAGCCAGCGCAACTTTAGCAAGGAAGAGATTCACCTGCAGAACCTCAAGAAGAAGACGCGAAAGCGAACGCGCAAGTTTGAGATCGACGGCGTCCAGGTGACGACCACCACCAGCAAGGTGATCTACAGCGACGAGGACAACAACAAGCTGTACGACGACCACCTGTTCCGGAAGCAGGAGCTGCGCGAGCTCAAGATGCTCCAAAAGCAGGAGAAGAAGCAGTTCTACGAGCTGCAGCAGAAGGAGGTCGTCGCCAAAGAGCAGCAGGAGAAAAAGTTCGAACAGGAGCGGCTCCAGCTGGAGCGCACCTTCGAGGCGGACATGGACGTGCTTGCGCGTCAGCACCGCCAAACGGTGGAAAAGTACGAGCAACAGCAAGAGACTGAGCTGCGAAATACCTCCAAGAAGATCCGCGCCGAGCAGGAGCGGGACCTGAAGCTG TTCCGCGACAGCCTGAAGCAGGAGATTCGGCTGCTCAAGCAGGAGGTCGACTTGCTGCCCAAGGAGAAGCGGAAAGATGAGTTCCGCAAGCGCAAGACGGCGATGGAGCTGGAGCACGAGGAGCGCGAGAAGAACTTCCTGGCGACGCTCTCCGAAAATCACGAGCTGGCGCTGCGCCGCATCAGCGAGATCTATCGCGAGAAGCTGTCCGCCGCAGACAAGGGCTACCTGCAGCAGAAGCAGACG GCCATGCGAACCCGAGAGGCTATGCTGTGGGAGCTGGAGGAAAAGCACATCCACGACAAGCACCAGCTCGCGAAGCGCCACGTCAAGGATCTGTGCTTTATGCAGCGCCACCAGATGATCATCCGGCACGAGAAAGAACTGGATCAAATCAAGAG AATGATTTCCCGGAAGGAGGAGGAAGTGCTCAAGCGGCAAACCATCGAGAGGCGGGCGCTGCCGAAGCGGATCCGAGCCGAGCGCAAGGCCCGGGACATGATGTTCCGCGAATCGTTGCGGATATCGATGACCACCGATCCGGAGCTGGAGCGGGAGAAGCTGAAGAAG TTCCAAGAGCAGGAGAAGAAGCGCTACACCCAGGAACAAGTTCGGTTCGAGACCAAGCACAGCAAGCAGCTCGAAGAGCTGCGAGCCACCTCGGATGGTTCCATCAG GGAGCTGGAACAGCTGCAGAACGAGAAGCGCAAGCAGCTGCTGGAACATGAGACGGCCAAGCTGCGCGACTGTGACGAGGGCCTGCAGAAGGAGCTGCGCGAGTGGAAGTCCCAGCTGCTGCCGCGAAAGCAG AGCGTTCAGAAAGAGCTCGACCGGGCGGTGGACGAGTACGAGCTGCGGTGGGGTGGGCCCGTCGACAGGCGCGAGTTCGAGGGCGATTTTGTCGTGCCGCCGGAGATCCGCAACCGGACCAACTCGCTCAATTCGCGCTCGCTGCGGCTGCACGGCGGTCTGTTGAGCATTTCCCGGTCCCGTACGTTCCTGTCGCTGCCGGTGGCGAACGGGGGTCGGAACGGCGGTATACACAGTTCGGTGCCGGATCTGAGCCGGTCGGTGCCGAATACGCCCGGGTCGGCCCACAAGCTGTCGCTGGCTTCGTCGTACGACTCGGTGCTGGAGGAGAACGAGAATGAGGGAGGGGGGGTGGCGGAGGGTCAGGGGGGAGGTCAGCAGTCGGCGATCAAGTATATCTTCACGGACGATGGGGTTCATTTGAGGCGGAAGTCGGAGGATATTCTGTCGGGGAGGAGGACGAAGATTCCGGTGAAGGGTAGCCAGGGTCATGGGAGGGCGTATCAGGAGAACGGAGGTCGGCCTCagtcgcagcagcagcatcagcagagTCATTCGAGGCAGCATTCTGAGCCCAGCAATCGGCTGGTTCCGATTCGGGTCAAGAAGCCGGGCAACTTTTTCGAAGCCATGACCAACAGGTCGTCGCAAGCGGCGGTTCCTCAGTATAGTGGAGGGACCATGCCCAGAAGTGGTGGCGCTGGCTATGGGTGGGGAAATAGTCGTCTCGGGACCGCGAACAACTTCTCGTCCGACGCTAATATAAACAGACTGTCGACGTTTAGTTCGGCCAGGGGTGGTCTTCCGATGCCACCGGAGCAGCAGTACCGAAACGGTGGGAACGATCCGCGCGGTGTCGTCAATCCGGGCATGAAACTGTCCCCTTCAACGCCAATTTTGCTTTCCCCAGGAAAGGAGTCCGATTCAGCAGCTTAA
- the LOC120420377 gene encoding serine/threonine-protein kinase 10 isoform X2 yields MSFLNNLKKVFHLGGGDAKKKRIFNNIRMDTDPADFWDMIGELGDGAFGKVYKAQNKETRQLAAAKMCTLEDEENLSDHMVEIDILSEIKHGNIVELYEAYSIDDKLWMLIEYCDGGALDSIMVELEKPLTEPQIAYVCKHMVAGLNHLHKNKVIHRDLKAGNVLLTMDGGVKLADFGVSAKNKHTLQKHDTFIGTPYWMAPELVLCETFRDNPYDFKVDIWSLGITLIEFAQMEPPNSEMSPMRVLLKIQKSDPPKLDQPSKWSKAFNEFLSKSLVKDPQQRPNTDVLLGLAFISGNLDPKPIKDLLLEYKADVVEEELVDEEAEKAKRQAKRRSLYQREHRSSALPLDLDDDSSSLQSQETYKHTPTSLSKSSRDSKESTPVPVEDDSKAKPAAAAAASAAAQSPSTTTPSSATTPPSAPVASDSNSNVQSDAKKSSPPPASTTTVPAPVLPPVEPAEALTNVSGSSSGSSSSSTDAEKKAGVLLKKEKGPAPPPPQTPSSPSSRNAPPSSLGVAPTSTAQATVPPTPPETPQTPAGANKGVDRPDHTISKPAPASPAAINRQMSSDDLIKSPKKEHAPSPPKQQQTKESPSVTPLPPPPEEMVIVTGVRRHSPDLDDRFDESPKEQPPVTTPVAIPKPPVQFEDDVQPYVPPPPLLSPDDEIRITSTPNAKSSTTITINNDSVLLADPSNSLATNVSQVTVVTSHPPVIIDNSLAIVAGRSGSSSSASSTKSFGSSQRRSRVLTPKNSDEVVIVSNELNKTHVNESSTDDDFQSLDSLENLSPRHRKRQQQPLSGSSGQIARKLDESEVLIVSSGYIGDDDREREQIASEQDDFINDELFIGNNNNNHSNSKLLDTSHVSVVTVGEEEIKVKDSSHHIINSGGTASPAHLHLLNHHQQHNQHHPPHHDSISDLSNVSCGPSESSDDVKVMDVMMTHPPPTSTSSVSTGSTVTAAGGGNFAQRSPSGSSISSPPLRSGGSSTKLNGAGGDFSRSREDVSIIVNKRKIVDKQARVSPDSSVGSMDGTGSVRSASTPLHHNHQQEKPQQLQPGHGKQLDRSDAESIATTTSHDSREQSVDEEVQLRRKPPAPVEPEEDKVPPIAPPNTRTKPSQRNFSKEEIHLQNLKKKTRKRTRKFEIDGVQVTTTTSKVIYSDEDNNKLYDDHLFRKQELRELKMLQKQEKKQFYELQQKEVVAKEQQEKKFEQERLQLERTFEADMDVLARQHRQTVEKYEQQQETELRNTSKKIRAEQERDLKLFRDSLKQEIRLLKQEVDLLPKEKRKDEFRKRKTAMELEHEEREKNFLATLSENHELALRRISEIYREKLSAADKGYLQQKQTAMRTREAMLWELEEKHIHDKHQLAKRHVKDLCFMQRHQMIIRHEKELDQIKRMISRKEEEVLKRQTIERRALPKRIRAERKARDMMFRESLRISMTTDPELEREKLKKFQEQEKKRYTQEQVRFETKHSKQLEELRATSDGSIRELEQLQNEKRKQLLEHETAKLRDCDEGLQKELREWKSQLLPRKQSVQKELDRAVDEYELRWGGPVDRREFEGDFVVPPEIRNRTNSLNSRSLRLHGGLLSISRSRTFLSLPVANGGRNGGIHSSVPDLSRSVPNTPGSAHKLSLASSYDSVLEENENEGGGVAEGQGGGQQSAIKYIFTDDGVHLRRKSEDILSGRRTKIPVKGSQGHGRAYQENGGRPQSQQQHQQSHSRQHSEPSNRLVPIRVKKPGNFFEAMTNRSSQAAVPQYSGGTMPRSGGAGYGWGNSRLGTANNFSSDANINRLSTFSSARGGLPMPPEQQYRNGGNDPRGVVNPGMKLSPSTPILLSPGKESDSAA; encoded by the exons ATGCTGATAGAGTACTGTGATGGCGGTGCCTTAGATAGTATTATGGTTGAGCTGGAGAAACCACTGACTGAGCCGCAGATCGCGTACGTCTGCAAGCACATGGTCGCCGGCCTGAACCACCTGCACAAGAACAAGGTGATACACCGGGATCTGAAGGCGGGTAACGTGCTGCTCACGATGGACGGCGGCGTCAAGCTGGCGGACTTTGGCGTCTCGGCGAAGAACAAACACACGCTGCAGAAGCACGACACCTTCATCGGGACGCCGTACTGGATGGCGCCGGAGCTGGTGCTGTGCGAGACGTTCCGGGACAACCCGTACGACTTCAAGGTGGACATCTGGTCGCTGGGCATCACGTTGATCGAGTTTGCCCAGATGGAGCCGCCGAACAGCGAGATGTCGCCGATGCGGGTGCTGCTCAAGATCCAGAAGAGCGACCCGCCCAAGCTGGACCAGCCTTCGAAGTGGTCGAAGGCGTTCAACGAGTTTCTGTCCAAGTCGCTGGTGAAG GATCCCCAACAAAGGCCCAACACGGACGTGCTCTTGGGGTTGGCGTTCATCAGCGGTAATCTGGATCCGAAGCCGATCAAGGACCTGCTGCTGGAGTACAAAGCGGACGTCGTGGAAGAGGAGCTCGTCGATGAGGAGGCGGAG AAAGCTAAGCGACAGGCGAAGCGTAGATCGCTCTATCAGAGG GAGCACCGCAGTTCTGCGCTTCCACTCGACCTGGACGATGACTCATCGTCACTGCAGAGCCAAGAAACCTATAAAC ATACTCCCACATCCTTATCGAAGTCATCCAGAGATTCGAAAGAGTCGACACCCGTTCCTGTTGAAGATGATAGCAAAGCGAAACCTGCGGCGGCCGCGGCCGCGTCAGCAGCAGCACAATCGCCATCGACGACGACGCCCAGTTCAGCAACAACACCGCCGTCAGCGCCTGTGGCTAGTGATAGTAATAGTAATGTACAAAGTGATGCCAAGAAGTCGTCACCACCTCCAGCATCCACAACGACGGTTCCTGCTCCAGTGTTACCACCAGTCGAACCGGCTGAAGCCCTGACCAACGTCAGCGGAAgtagcagcggcagcagcagtagcagtacCGACGCTGAAAAGAAGGCCGGCGTCCTGCTCAAGAAGGAGAAGGGACCGGCCCCGCCGCCACCGCAGACTCCGTCGTCACCTAGTAGTAGAAATGCGCCGCCGAGTTCGCTGGGAGTTGCGCCCACGAGCACCGCGCAAGCAACTGTTCCTCCAACGCCCCCGGAGACGCCCCAAACTCCGGCCGGCGCCAACAAGGGCGTTGATCGCCCGGACCATACGATTTCAAAGCCAGCGCCGGCTTCGCCTGCGGCGATCAACCGACAAATGAGCAGCGACGACCTGATCAAATCACCAAAGAAGGAGCACGCTCCTTCACCACCGAAGCAACAGCAGACGAAGGAGAGTCCGTCCGTGACGCCGTTGCCACCGCCGCCCGAAGAAATGGTGATCGTGACCGGCGTCCGGCGACACTCCCCCGACCTGGACGACCGATTCGACGAATCACCCAAAGAACAGCCACCCGTAACCACCCCCGTTGCCATTCCAAAACCTCCGGTACAGTTCGAGGACGACGTGCAGCCGTACGTGCCGCCCCCACCTCTCCTCTCCCCGGACGACGAGATCCGGATAACGTCGACGCCGAACGCCAAATCGTCCACGACCATCACCATCAACAACGACTCCGTGCTGCTCGCGGACCCGTCCAACAGTCTTGCCACCAACGTCAGCCAGGTCACCGTCGTAACGAGCCACCCGCCGGTCATCATCGACAACTCGCTGGCCATAGTCGCCGGCCGGTCCGGCTCCTCGTCCTCGGCGTCCTCCACCAAGTCGTTCGGCTCGTCCCAGCGCCGGTCGCGCGTCCTCACGCCCAAGAACAGCGACGAGGTCGTGATCGTGTCGAACGAGCTGAACAAAACGCACGTCAACGAGTCCAGCACGGACGACGACTTCCAGTCGCTGGACAGCTTGGAGAACCTGTCGCCGAGGCATCGGAAGCGCCAGCAGCAGCCGCTGTCCGGTAGCAGTGGGCAAATCGCTCGCAAGCTGGACGAAAGCGAGGTGCTGATCGTGAGCTCCGGGTATATTGGGGATGACGACCGGGAGCGGGAGCAGATCGCGAGCGAACAGGACGATTTCATCAACGATGAGCTGTTTATAG gtaataataacaataatcatAGCAACAGTAAACTATTGGACACTAGTCATGTTTCGGTGGTGACCGTCGGCGAGGAGGAGATCAAGGTGAAGGACTCCTCGCACCACATCATCAACAGCGGTGGCACCGCCTCTCCGGCGCACCTCCACCTACTGAACCATCACCAACAGCACAATCAGCACCATCCGCCCCACCACGACTCGATCAGCGACCTGTCGAACGTGAGCTGCGGTCCGAGCGAGTCCAGCGACGACGTCAAGGTGATGGACGTGATGATGACCCATCCGCCGCCAACGAGCACAAGCAGCGTGAGTACGGGCAGTACGGTGACGGCCGCTGGCGGCGGTAACTTTGCTCAACGGTCCCCGTCGGGTTCATCGATTTCATCGCCGCCGCTGCGGAGTGGCGGTTCTAGTACTAAGTTGAACGGCGCCGGCGGTGACTTTAGCCGCAGCCGGGAGGACGTCAGTATCATAGTGAATAAGCGCAAGATCGTCGATAAGCAGGCGCGGGTATCGCCGGACAGCAGCGTCGGCTCGATGGACGGGACCGGGTCGGTACGATCGGCCAGTACGCCACTTCATCACAACCACCAGCAGGAGAAGCCGCAGCAGCTGCAACCAGGTCACGGCAAGCAGCTGGACCGAAGCGATGCCGAGAGCATCGCGACCACAACTAGTCACGACAGCCGCGAACAGTCGGTTGACGAGGAGGTACAACTGAGGAGGAAACCTCCGGCGCCGGTTGAACCCGAAGAGGACAAGGTTCCGCCCATCGCCCCGCCCAACACCCGCACCAAGCCTAGCCAGCGCAACTTTAGCAAGGAAGAGATTCACCTGCAGAACCTCAAGAAGAAGACGCGAAAGCGAACGCGCAAGTTTGAGATCGACGGCGTCCAGGTGACGACCACCACCAGCAAGGTGATCTACAGCGACGAGGACAACAACAAGCTGTACGACGACCACCTGTTCCGGAAGCAGGAGCTGCGCGAGCTCAAGATGCTCCAAAAGCAGGAGAAGAAGCAGTTCTACGAGCTGCAGCAGAAGGAGGTCGTCGCCAAAGAGCAGCAGGAGAAAAAGTTCGAACAGGAGCGGCTCCAGCTGGAGCGCACCTTCGAGGCGGACATGGACGTGCTTGCGCGTCAGCACCGCCAAACGGTGGAAAAGTACGAGCAACAGCAAGAGACTGAGCTGCGAAATACCTCCAAGAAGATCCGCGCCGAGCAGGAGCGGGACCTGAAGCTG TTCCGCGACAGCCTGAAGCAGGAGATTCGGCTGCTCAAGCAGGAGGTCGACTTGCTGCCCAAGGAGAAGCGGAAAGATGAGTTCCGCAAGCGCAAGACGGCGATGGAGCTGGAGCACGAGGAGCGCGAGAAGAACTTCCTGGCGACGCTCTCCGAAAATCACGAGCTGGCGCTGCGCCGCATCAGCGAGATCTATCGCGAGAAGCTGTCCGCCGCAGACAAGGGCTACCTGCAGCAGAAGCAGACG GCCATGCGAACCCGAGAGGCTATGCTGTGGGAGCTGGAGGAAAAGCACATCCACGACAAGCACCAGCTCGCGAAGCGCCACGTCAAGGATCTGTGCTTTATGCAGCGCCACCAGATGATCATCCGGCACGAGAAAGAACTGGATCAAATCAAGAG AATGATTTCCCGGAAGGAGGAGGAAGTGCTCAAGCGGCAAACCATCGAGAGGCGGGCGCTGCCGAAGCGGATCCGAGCCGAGCGCAAGGCCCGGGACATGATGTTCCGCGAATCGTTGCGGATATCGATGACCACCGATCCGGAGCTGGAGCGGGAGAAGCTGAAGAAG TTCCAAGAGCAGGAGAAGAAGCGCTACACCCAGGAACAAGTTCGGTTCGAGACCAAGCACAGCAAGCAGCTCGAAGAGCTGCGAGCCACCTCGGATGGTTCCATCAG GGAGCTGGAACAGCTGCAGAACGAGAAGCGCAAGCAGCTGCTGGAACATGAGACGGCCAAGCTGCGCGACTGTGACGAGGGCCTGCAGAAGGAGCTGCGCGAGTGGAAGTCCCAGCTGCTGCCGCGAAAGCAG AGCGTTCAGAAAGAGCTCGACCGGGCGGTGGACGAGTACGAGCTGCGGTGGGGTGGGCCCGTCGACAGGCGCGAGTTCGAGGGCGATTTTGTCGTGCCGCCGGAGATCCGCAACCGGACCAACTCGCTCAATTCGCGCTCGCTGCGGCTGCACGGCGGTCTGTTGAGCATTTCCCGGTCCCGTACGTTCCTGTCGCTGCCGGTGGCGAACGGGGGTCGGAACGGCGGTATACACAGTTCGGTGCCGGATCTGAGCCGGTCGGTGCCGAATACGCCCGGGTCGGCCCACAAGCTGTCGCTGGCTTCGTCGTACGACTCGGTGCTGGAGGAGAACGAGAATGAGGGAGGGGGGGTGGCGGAGGGTCAGGGGGGAGGTCAGCAGTCGGCGATCAAGTATATCTTCACGGACGATGGGGTTCATTTGAGGCGGAAGTCGGAGGATATTCTGTCGGGGAGGAGGACGAAGATTCCGGTGAAGGGTAGCCAGGGTCATGGGAGGGCGTATCAGGAGAACGGAGGTCGGCCTCagtcgcagcagcagcatcagcagagTCATTCGAGGCAGCATTCTGAGCCCAGCAATCGGCTGGTTCCGATTCGGGTCAAGAAGCCGGGCAACTTTTTCGAAGCCATGACCAACAGGTCGTCGCAAGCGGCGGTTCCTCAGTATAGTGGAGGGACCATGCCCAGAAGTGGTGGCGCTGGCTATGGGTGGGGAAATAGTCGTCTCGGGACCGCGAACAACTTCTCGTCCGACGCTAATATAAACAGACTGTCGACGTTTAGTTCGGCCAGGGGTGGTCTTCCGATGCCACCGGAGCAGCAGTACCGAAACGGTGGGAACGATCCGCGCGGTGTCGTCAATCCGGGCATGAAACTGTCCCCTTCAACGCCAATTTTGCTTTCCCCAGGAAAGGAGTCCGATTCAGCAGCTTAA